From the Tenacibaculum dicentrarchi genome, the window GCGATTCGTGAAGATATTGGCGATGGCGATCACACCTCATTATCATGTATTCCTGCAGATGCTATGGGTAAAGCAAAATTATTGGTAAAAGATCAGGGGATTATTGCAGGAGTTGAATTTGCTAAAATGGTTTTTAACTATGTTGATGCCGATTTGAAAGTAGAAACTTTTATTAACGATGGTGATTCTGTAAAATATGGCGACATTGTTTTTTATGTAACAGGAAAATCGCAATCTATATTAATGGCAGAGCGTGTGGTTTTAAATGCCATGCAACGTATGAGTGCTATTGCTACGAAAACTGCTTTTTTTGCTGATTTATTAAAAGGAACAAACACCAAAGTATTAGATACGCGTAAAACAACGCCTGGAATTCGTGCTATTGAAAAATGGGCGGTAAAAATTGGTGGCGGCGAAAACCATCGATTTGCTTTGTACGACATGGTGATGATTAAAGACAATCATATTGATTTTGCGGGCGGAATTACACAGGCAATTACTAAAACTAAAGAATATTTAGCTGATAAAAAATTAGATATTAAAATTATTGTAGAAGCACGAAGTTTAGAAGAAATCAAAGAAATTTTATCAAATAAAGGCGTGTACAGAATTTTAATCGATAATTTTAATTATGAAGATACTCGCAAGGCAGTTGCTTTAATTGGCGATATTTGTTTAACAGAATCATCAGGAGGAATTAACGAAGAAACCATCCGTAAATATGCCGATTGTGGTGTCGATTTTATTTCATCAGGTGCTTTAACGCATTCGGTTTATAATTTAGATTTAAGTTTAAAAGCAGTAGATTAATTTAATAAAATGTCATTGAAGCAAAAGCAGTAATCTTTTTGTTTGAATTTGTTTCAATGATAAAATAAGTAAAACAATGAAAAAACAGATCATCGTAGCAACAACAATTGCTTTGGCAGTATCTTGTACTACAAACCCAAGCGAAAAAGCTAAAAAAGATACAAACACCGTGAAAACAGAAAATACCATAAATATTGCAAATAATCCTTTGTTGGTTAAAAGCACTTTAGCGTACGGAGCGCCTGATTTTACTAAAATTAAGAACGAGCATTTTATGCCTGCTATTTTAGAGGGTATGAAATTACAGAACCAAGCGATTCAACAAATAATTGCCAATAAAGAAGCGGCAAACTTTAAAAACACCGTTTTAGCTTTAGAGCAAAGTAGCGCAACTTTAGACAACGTTACCGCTGTTTTTTACGGATTAACAGGCGCACATACAAACGATACGCTTAAAAGTATTCAAAAAGAATTAGCACCAAAATTTTCTAAACATTCCGATGATATTTTATTAAATACCCCATTGTTTGCTAAAATTAAAACAGTGTACAATACTTTAGAAACTACTAATTTAGATGCTGAAAGCACACATTTAGTAAAAGAGTATTATAAGAATTTTGTAAAAGCAGGTGCTAATTTATCCGAAGATAAAAAAGCAGTTTTAAAGGATATAAATTCTGAAATAGCAACTTTATCGAACGATTTTGGTAAAAAATTATTAGACGCAAGTAAAAAAGGCGGTGTTATAATTACTGATGTTAAAAAATTAAAAGGTTTTTCTTCGGATAAAATAAAATCATTAGAAAAAAAATCTGATAATACTAAAACTTATGAAATTCAGCTGGTAAATACTACACAGCAGTCATCATTACAAAGTTTAGAAAACAGAGAAGTTCGTAAAGAATTATATGAAAAATCTATTCACAGAGCCGATTCAGGTACTTACGATACCAGTGAATTAGTACAAAAAATGGTTTCTTTAAGAGCTAAAAAAGCGCAAATTTTAGGTTTTGAAAATTATGCAAGTTGGAGTTTGCAAGGAACGATGGCAAAAACACCCGCTAAGGTTTTTGAAATGTTTGAAGGTTTAATTCCAGAATCTTTAGAAAAAGCATCCGAAGAAAAAAAAGAAATTCAGGCTGAAATGAACAAGCAAGTTAAAGGAGCAACTTTAGCAGCTTATGATTGGAATCATTATGCCGAAAAAGTACGCAAATCAAAATATAATTTAAATGAAGATGAAATAAAACCCTATTTCGAAATGACCACCGTTTTAGAAAAAGGAGTGTTTTATGCCGCTACAAAATTATACGGAATTACCTTTAAAAAACGTACCGATTTACCAGTTTATCATAAAGATGTTGTTGTGTATGAAGTTTTTGAAGAAGACGGAAGCAAGTTAGGTTTATTTTATGGTGATTTCTTTGCCAGAGATAGTAAACGTGGTGGTGCGTGGATGAGTTCTTTTGTAAAACAATCAAAATTACGTAATCAAAAACCTGTAATTTATAACGTATGTAATTCACCAAAACCAGCCAAAGGAGAACCTGCTTTAATTAGTTTTGATGAGGTTGAAACAATGTTTCATGAATTTGGACACGCATTACACGGATTATTCGGAAATCAAAAATATGCTTCTATTTCAGGTACAAGTACCGCTAGAGATTTTGTAGAATTTCCTTCTCAATTTAATGAAAACTGGTCTACACATCCAGCTATTTTAAATAATTATGCAGTACATTATAAAACAGGAAAAGTAATTCCTGCTGAGTTATTGAAAAAAATTAAAGATGCAGGAACTTTTAATCAAGGATATTCAATGATTGAAAATTTAGCATCGTCGAGCTTAGATATGAAATGGCACACGGTTTCTGCAAGTACTAAAATTGAAGATGTAGCAAATTTTGAAGAAGCTGCCTTAACTGAAATGAAATTAAAACTTGCCGAAATTCCACCAAGATACCGCTCTACCTATTTTGCACATATTTTTAGCGGCGGATATGGCGCTGGATATTATTCATATTTATGGACAGAAATGCTAAGCCACGATGCCTACGCTTGGTTTAAAGACAATGGATTATTAACACGTGAAAACGGGCAAAAATTCCGTGAGCAAGTTTTATCAAAAGGAAACACGATGGATTATGCAAAAATGTATCAAAATTTTGCAGGAAGAAACCCAGAGGCTACACCAATGTTAAAAGCAAGAGGTTTAAAGTAGTAAAAAACCGAATTTTGAATCTAAATTTAGTTTAGGTTTGTACTCTAATATATAAAAATGTTGTGTTTATAGTTCGCTATATACACAACATTTTATTTTTAATAATACTACTATTTTAAGGGCTATAATTTATGAGTTCCTTTAGTTTTTTAATGCTTTTATCTCTTAAAACGATTGTATCTTTGTTATTATAAAAATTGTTATAATTAGATTTTAAATAATGACAAAATCAATAGAAACTAAGCTAAAAAAAATACCTATAATTAATTTATTGGTTCTTTTTTTTAAGGAAATTAAAATTCCAGGATTACAAGGGATGTCTTTGTACGATTTGTTTGAAATGTACGTTATTGGTATTGTAAAAGGTGCATTAACAACAAGAGCTGGAGGAATTGCATTTAGTTTTTTTATGGCTGTTTTTCCGTTTATGCTTTTTATATTATCGCTTATTCCGTATATTCCTATTGATGGATTTCAAGAAAATCTCTTCGGGTTAATTCAAGAAATGTTACCTCCAAAAACTTTTGATGCCGTAGATATGGTACTAAAAGATATTATTAATAATCAATATGGAGGTTTGTTATCTTTTGGTTTTTTGGCTTCTATTTTTTTAATGACAAATGGTGTAAATGCTATTTTTGGTGGCTTTGAATATTCATATCATGTAAAAGAAATGAGAAGTGTTTTTAAAGCATATTTTATTTCATTAGGTGTTTCATTATTGATGTCATTTTTTTTAATTATAACGGTTGTATTAATTATTTTATATCAAGTTGCTTTAGCTAGAATAGACCAAAATGGTTGGTTTCATCCTGATGATTTAGATTTGTTTTATTGGGGTAGGGGCTTATTCTTTTTAATTATGATTTTTACTATTGTTTCCTTATTATTTCGTTTTGGTACAACTCAAGGAAAGGAAATTAAATTCTTTTCACCAGGTGCAATATTAACAACTGTTTTGTCGCTTCTTTCATTTTATGCTTTCGGAATTTATGTGGTAGAGTTTTCTACTTATAATCAGTTATATGGCTCCATTGGAGCACTCTTAATTTTAATGCTTTTTATTTGGATAAATGCCATTATTTTATTGTTAGGTTTTGAATTAAACGCATCAATTTACCGATTAAAACGCAGCCATAAAACTTCGTAAATTAGCTATAAATTCAGATATTTGCATTTAAAGTGGATTTTAGTATTTTTTTAATCCTTAATTTTATCATCAATTATGAAACCATCAATTCCAAAAGGAACAAGAGATTTTTCATCAACAGAAGTTGCGAAAAGAAATTATATATTTAATACCATAAAACATTCGTTTGAAAACTTCGGATTTCAACCTATTGAAACGCCAAGTTTTGAAAACTCATCAACCTTAATGGGGAAATATGGCGAAGAAGGAGATCGCTTAATTTTTAAAATTTTAAATTCTGGCGATTATCTAAAAAAGGCTGATGAAAAATTATTGTCTGAAAAAAATAGCCAAAAAATAACAGCTCAAATATCAGAAAAAGCTTTACGTTACGATTTAACAGTGCCATTTGCACGTTATGTAGTACAGCATCAAAATGATATTACGTTTCCTTTTAAAAGATATCAAATTCAACCTGTTTGGAGAGCTGACCGTCCGCAAAAAGGACGTTTCAGAGAGTTTTATCAATGTGATGCCGATGTTGTAGGAAGTAAATCATTATTACAAGAAGTTGAATTTATTCAATTATACGATACTGTTTTTAGTAAGTTAGGTTTAAACGGTGCGACTATCAAAATTAATAATCGTAAAATATTATCTGGAATTGCTGAAGTTATTGGTGCAAAAGATAAATTAATAGATTTTACAGTAGCTTTAGATAAGTTAGATAAAATAGGAAAAGAAGGTGTTGTAAAAGAAATGCTTGAAAAAGAAATTTCACAAGATGCCATTGAAAAAGTAGCGCCGTTATTTAGTTTTTCAGGAACTAATCAAGATAAATTAAGTTCTTTAAGTGCGATGTTAGAAGCATCCGAAGAAGGTTTAGCAGGGGTAGAAGAATTGCGTACTGTTGCAAATATGATTGAAGAAATTGGTTTATCATCAGCAAGTTTAGAGTTGGACGTAACTTTAGCACGTGGTTTAAATTATTATACGGGTGCAATTTATGAAGTTGCTGCACCTAAGGAAGTAAAAATGGGCTCTATCGGTGGTGGAGGTCGTTACGATGATTTAACAGGGATTTTTGGTTTAAAAGATGTTTCTGGAGTTGGAATTTCTTTCGGATTAGACAGAATTTACTTGGTGATGGAAGAATTAAACTTGTTTGAAGCAGTTGAATTACCAAAACCAAGAGTATTATTTTTAAATTTTAATGAATCGGATAATTTATCAAAAATAAAAGCGATTAAAAATTTAAGAGAAAATAATATAAAATCAGAATTATATCCTGATACCGCAACGAGTAATAAACAACAAAAGAAACAATGGAAATATGTTGGAAGTAGAGGCATAGAATTTGTAGTTACTGATGTTGAGAAAGATGTATTTGTCTTAAAAAATATGACAAACGGAGAGCAAACTACTTGTTCTTTAGATGAATTGAAAAAAATAATACAGTAAATTAATTACAATGTTGTAAATTTACAGCCTAATAAAAGAAAGAAATGTTTGAAGTGAACAGCAACGAAATGAATGAAGATAGAATCGATGATATAGGAGATAATCATGTAGGAACCTCGGCTAAAAATCCTTTAAGAGATGATGCTTTTGATTTATCTGACCAAGAAAAAATAGCTAAAATCCAAGAAAGTGTTAAAGATATTTTGGAAACCTTAGGAATGGATTTAACCGATGATAGCATGCAAGGAACGCCAAAACGTGTTGCAAAATCATTTGTGAATGAAATTTTTATGGGATTGAATCCTGCAAATATGCCAAAAGCATCTACTTTCGAAAATAATTATAATTATGGCGAAATGTTGGTGGAGAAGAATATCGTTGTATATTCTACTTGCGAGCATCACTTATTGCCAATTATAGGACGTGCGCATGTGGCGTATATTTCTGGCGGAAGAGTTATAGGTTTATCAAAAATGAATCGTCTTGTTGAATATTTTTCAAAAAGACCACAAGTACAAGAGCGTTTAACCATGCAAATTGTACAAGCAATGCAAGAAGCTTTAGGAACGCAAGACGTAGCCTGTGTTATTGATGCAAAGCATTTGTGTGTAAATTCAAGAGGAATAAAAGATATTGAAAGCTCAACGGTTACTGCTGAGTTTGGCGGTAAGTTTAAAAATAAAGAAACAAAGCGTGAGTTTTTAGATTATTTAAAAATGAATACTGATTTTAATTAATAGTACTATTAATTATATATTTTATAAAACGGACAACTTTAAAGTTGTCCGTTTTTTCGTGTAAAAAAGGGTAGGTTACTCTAAATAAAGAATAAAGACAAAGCTTTAAATTAACAATTGAATTTTTCAATTACCTGATAATCAAGATTGTTAACATTTAGTTTAATTTGATATATTCTTATTTTACAGTGGCATTACGCTAGCGTATCTTTTAATAGGTGTTTTCTTAACGTTCATAATTGTACATATGGTCAAATTATAATTTAATTTGAATTGTAATTTTTAACAATTGTAAAACGTAAGTAAATGAATAATTTTAAGCTTTTTGTAAGCATATTGCTAGGTGTTTTTATTAGTAGCACAATTTTAGCACAATCTTCTACTATTTCAGGAGTAATTAGCGATGGTAGCTATCCGTTACCAGGTGCAAGTGTAGTGTTAGAAGGAACTACTACTGGAGCAGATACCGATTTTGATGGTAAATTTGAACTGAATAAAGTAAGTTTTGAAAAAGTAACTTTAAAAATATCTTTTATAGGATATCAAGAAAAAAGAGTACAGGTCTCTTTAAGTAAAGGAGCGCATAAAAAGCTAGGAACAATTGTTTTAAAACAGTTAGAACAGCAATTAGATGAGGTTGTAATTACGGCTTTAGGAATTAAAAAAGAAGAAAAGGCTTTAGGATATTCTGTATCAAATTTAAAAGCAGCAGAACTGAATCAGGCAAAGGAAACAAATTTAGTAAATGCTTTAAATGGTAAAATTGCAGGTGTTCAAATTACCAACGGATCTACAGGTGTAGGTTCAACATCAAGAGTTGTAATACGTGGAGAAGCCTCTTTAACATCAACAGCTAATGGTCCTTTATTTGTGGTTGATGGAATCCCAATTCATAACAATACTATTTTTGGTACAGGTCAAAATACGGGTGGAAATGAAATGCAAGAGGTCGATTATGGTAATGGTGCTTCTGAAATTGACCCTGATAATGTAGCGAATATTAGTGTGTTAAAAGGTGCAAATGCGGCAGCTTTATACGGTTCTCGTGGTTCTAACGGAGTCATATTAATAACCACTAAAACAGCAAGACGAAATAAAGGTTTAACCGTTACGGTAAATACTGGTACAACAATCGAAAAAGCGTTGAGGTTGCCAAAATATCAAAATAAATACGGGCAAGGATGGGCAGGAAAGTTTAAATATGCCGATGGATTAGCGAATGATTTAGGTATAAATGATCAGGAAGATGTTTCTTGGGGGCCAGAGGCAAATGGTCAATTAGTTACTCAGTTTGACAGCCCAACAACATCGGGAGTAAGAGCTGGAGATATATTCGTAAGAGGCTGGGTTAGGGATGCTAATGGAAAAATTATATCGCCAACAACAATGCCGAACGATATTATTGCAACACCATTTGTAGCAAGACCAAATAATGTAGAAAATTTTTATAAAACAGGGTTTACAACTACTTTTAGTACCGCAATAGGGTTTGGAGCAGATAAATCAGACTTTTTATTTAGTTTTGGTTCTTTAGACAATCAAGGAATTATTCCTAATACAGGCTTAAAAAGAAAATCATACCGAATAAATGGAAGTGTTAATCTAACCGATAAGTTAAAAATTTCGTTAAAATCAAACTATATAAAATCAAGTAGTGATAATCGCCCAAGTTCAGGATATGGTTCAGAATCGGCAATGTATATGTTTACCTGGTACGGACGAACAGTAAATACATCGGCTTTAAAAAATTATTGGCAAAAAGGCTATGAAGGTTTAGAGCAGTACAACTATAATTATGCTTGGCACGATAATCCTTATTTTATGCTCAATGAAAATACCAATGCTTTTAATAAGCACAGGCTTTTAGGAAATATCCAATTAGAGTATCAATTATTGAAAAATTTGAAGTTTCAAGCAAAAACGGGAATGGATTATTATGCCGATAAAAGAGCCTCAAAAAGAGCTTATAGTACGCAACGGTTTTTAAAAGGAGCTTATAAAGATGAAAGAGTTGATTTTACAGAGGTAAATACCGATTTTTTATTTTCTTATGATAAAAAAATAAATGATGCTTGGAATGTTGATGTAAATTTTGGAGGAAATCAAATGAAGCAAGAAATTAACTTTTTATCGAGCATGGCAAATGGTTTGGTTATTCCAGGGCTTTATAATCTTCAAAATTCTATATCGGACGTAGTAACAACGCAATATAAAGAAGAAAAAGAAATTAATAGTTTATACGGTACGCTAGGTATTGGGTATAAAAATAAAGTTTTTGTAGATGTAACAGCAAGAAACGATTGGTCTTCTACATTACCAGCAAAAAACAATTCATATTTTTATCCATCGGCATCTGTAAGTTTATTGATTGATAAAATTTTTGAAATGCCTGAAGCTTTTAGTTTCTTTAAAATTAGAGGTTCTTTCGCCCAGGTTGGTAATGATACGTCTGCGTATAATTTAAAAACACCATATTCATACCAAACACCCTATGCAGGAAATAAAACATTAAGTAGAAGTTCGGTATTATTAAATGAAAATTTAAAGCCAGAAATGAGTACTTCTTATGAGTTTGGAACAGATTTAAGAATGTTTAATGGAGCTGTAGGAGTCGATTTTACCTATTATAAATCTACTTCTGAAGATCAAATTATGTCGGTTCCAATTACCAATACAGTAGGGTATAGCGCACAAATAATCAATGCGGGTAAAATTGAAAATAAAGGAATTGAGGCTTTGTTAACGATAAAACCTATCCGCAATGAAAATTTTGCTTGGACAACCAGTTTAAACTTTTCTAAAAACCAAGGAACAGTCGTTGAGTTAACAGAAAATATGGACGTTTTAACCATGGCATATGCTTCGGTATATGGTGCGGAAACTTCAAAAGTTTTTATACAGGCAAGAAAAGGAGAGAAGTTAGGAAATATGTACGGAAGAAAATTCGAACGCCATAACGGAAAAATAGTTTACAAAGACGGTAAGCCAGTTGTAAATGATAAGTTACAATTACTAGGAAACTATAATCCAGATTTTTCTTTAGGATTTAAAAATAGTTTCAAATATAAAAACTTTGATTTATCTGTTTTAATGGATTGGAAACAAGGTGGAACAATTATTTCAAGAACAAAACAAATAGCGGCGTATGCTGGAAATTTAGATGTTTCTGAAAATAGAAATAATTATCAAGATATTGTACCTGATGGCGTAAAGAAAGTAGGGGGTGAGTATGTTGCTTTAACCGATGCCGATGCAATAGGTTGGTGGAGTTATTACAAACCGTTGTACAATAGAAAAAATCAACAAGAAACAGGGATTGTAGATGCCACTTATGTAAAATTAAGAGAAATAAAATTTGGCTATAATGTTCCTGCTTATTTGATTAAAAAATTAGGAATGGAATCTTTAAAAGTATCTATAGTAGGTAGAAATTTAGGATTATGGACACCATCGTCAAACCCTCATTTTGATCCAGAAACTTTAGCAATGCAAGGCGCAAATGTTGTTCCAGGAATCGAGGATGTATCGTATCCATCATCAAAAAGTTACGGAATCAATTTTTTATTCAAATTTTAATTAAAGAAACTTAGAAAACTTAGAAAATATGAAAGTTACTAAAATATTTAAAGGATTCATAGTCCTTGCAGTTGCAACCTTTATTTCTTGTGATGATTTTGGCGATATTAATATAAACCCAAATGAACCAACTACTGCCCAGGCAACTTATTTACTAACCAATGCAATTTATACGGTAGGAAATCAAACGACTAGCGGTGGTTTTACCTACGCAAGTATTTTAATGCAAGAGCAAGGTAAGTCTGACTTTAATGTAATAGATCAATATAAAATTGATGCCAATAATTCACTTTGGATTACCGATAACAGGCTTTTAGGAGATATGAATGACGTTTTAAATGAGCAAAAAACGAATGCCTCAATGAAGGCTGTTGCCAAAATAATGAAGGCTTTTATTGGCGCGCAATTAACCGATTTATATGGTCCGATTCCTTTTTTTGAAGCAGGTGATAAAAATAATTTAACACCAAAATACGATAAACAAAAGGATATTTACACGGCTTCAAATGGTGTTTTGCAATTACTTTCTCAGGCTGTGAGTACTTTATCAAAAGATAAATCATCAATAACAGGAGATGTAATGTTTGCGGGAAATAAAAATGCTTGGATAAAATTTGCAAATGTTTTAAGATTGCGTTATTTGCTTAGGATTAGTGATAAATACCCCAATGCGGCTGCTCAAATAAATCAGATTGTAGCCTCAGGAGATATTTTTAAATCGAATGCCGATAATGCTATTTTACCATTTACTTCAGCACCAAATAATTGGTATTTATCAACAGCAAGAGAAGGCGATTTTAAAATTTTAAACATTACAACGACTATTTTAAAAATGTTAACCGACAGAGAAGACCCTCGAATTTCTTTTTATTATAAGCCAAACGCGTCAAATTCCTATGTCGGAATAACACCAGGTTCAAATGATAGATCGGGTAATTATACTGGTTTATCGGATAATTTAAGAGCTAGCAATGTATTAGATATGGTTTTTGCAAGCTATTTTGA encodes:
- the nadC gene encoding carboxylating nicotinate-nucleotide diphosphorylase — translated: MISKEQFNKELNLIITNAIREDIGDGDHTSLSCIPADAMGKAKLLVKDQGIIAGVEFAKMVFNYVDADLKVETFINDGDSVKYGDIVFYVTGKSQSILMAERVVLNAMQRMSAIATKTAFFADLLKGTNTKVLDTRKTTPGIRAIEKWAVKIGGGENHRFALYDMVMIKDNHIDFAGGITQAITKTKEYLADKKLDIKIIVEARSLEEIKEILSNKGVYRILIDNFNYEDTRKAVALIGDICLTESSGGINEETIRKYADCGVDFISSGALTHSVYNLDLSLKAVD
- a CDS encoding M3 family metallopeptidase — its product is MKKQIIVATTIALAVSCTTNPSEKAKKDTNTVKTENTINIANNPLLVKSTLAYGAPDFTKIKNEHFMPAILEGMKLQNQAIQQIIANKEAANFKNTVLALEQSSATLDNVTAVFYGLTGAHTNDTLKSIQKELAPKFSKHSDDILLNTPLFAKIKTVYNTLETTNLDAESTHLVKEYYKNFVKAGANLSEDKKAVLKDINSEIATLSNDFGKKLLDASKKGGVIITDVKKLKGFSSDKIKSLEKKSDNTKTYEIQLVNTTQQSSLQSLENREVRKELYEKSIHRADSGTYDTSELVQKMVSLRAKKAQILGFENYASWSLQGTMAKTPAKVFEMFEGLIPESLEKASEEKKEIQAEMNKQVKGATLAAYDWNHYAEKVRKSKYNLNEDEIKPYFEMTTVLEKGVFYAATKLYGITFKKRTDLPVYHKDVVVYEVFEEDGSKLGLFYGDFFARDSKRGGAWMSSFVKQSKLRNQKPVIYNVCNSPKPAKGEPALISFDEVETMFHEFGHALHGLFGNQKYASISGTSTARDFVEFPSQFNENWSTHPAILNNYAVHYKTGKVIPAELLKKIKDAGTFNQGYSMIENLASSSLDMKWHTVSASTKIEDVANFEEAALTEMKLKLAEIPPRYRSTYFAHIFSGGYGAGYYSYLWTEMLSHDAYAWFKDNGLLTRENGQKFREQVLSKGNTMDYAKMYQNFAGRNPEATPMLKARGLK
- a CDS encoding YihY/virulence factor BrkB family protein — protein: MTKSIETKLKKIPIINLLVLFFKEIKIPGLQGMSLYDLFEMYVIGIVKGALTTRAGGIAFSFFMAVFPFMLFILSLIPYIPIDGFQENLFGLIQEMLPPKTFDAVDMVLKDIINNQYGGLLSFGFLASIFLMTNGVNAIFGGFEYSYHVKEMRSVFKAYFISLGVSLLMSFFLIITVVLIILYQVALARIDQNGWFHPDDLDLFYWGRGLFFLIMIFTIVSLLFRFGTTQGKEIKFFSPGAILTTVLSLLSFYAFGIYVVEFSTYNQLYGSIGALLILMLFIWINAIILLLGFELNASIYRLKRSHKTS
- the hisS gene encoding histidine--tRNA ligase — protein: MKPSIPKGTRDFSSTEVAKRNYIFNTIKHSFENFGFQPIETPSFENSSTLMGKYGEEGDRLIFKILNSGDYLKKADEKLLSEKNSQKITAQISEKALRYDLTVPFARYVVQHQNDITFPFKRYQIQPVWRADRPQKGRFREFYQCDADVVGSKSLLQEVEFIQLYDTVFSKLGLNGATIKINNRKILSGIAEVIGAKDKLIDFTVALDKLDKIGKEGVVKEMLEKEISQDAIEKVAPLFSFSGTNQDKLSSLSAMLEASEEGLAGVEELRTVANMIEEIGLSSASLELDVTLARGLNYYTGAIYEVAAPKEVKMGSIGGGGRYDDLTGIFGLKDVSGVGISFGLDRIYLVMEELNLFEAVELPKPRVLFLNFNESDNLSKIKAIKNLRENNIKSELYPDTATSNKQQKKQWKYVGSRGIEFVVTDVEKDVFVLKNMTNGEQTTCSLDELKKIIQ
- the folE gene encoding GTP cyclohydrolase I FolE; the encoded protein is MFEVNSNEMNEDRIDDIGDNHVGTSAKNPLRDDAFDLSDQEKIAKIQESVKDILETLGMDLTDDSMQGTPKRVAKSFVNEIFMGLNPANMPKASTFENNYNYGEMLVEKNIVVYSTCEHHLLPIIGRAHVAYISGGRVIGLSKMNRLVEYFSKRPQVQERLTMQIVQAMQEALGTQDVACVIDAKHLCVNSRGIKDIESSTVTAEFGGKFKNKETKREFLDYLKMNTDFN
- a CDS encoding SusC/RagA family TonB-linked outer membrane protein; the protein is MNNFKLFVSILLGVFISSTILAQSSTISGVISDGSYPLPGASVVLEGTTTGADTDFDGKFELNKVSFEKVTLKISFIGYQEKRVQVSLSKGAHKKLGTIVLKQLEQQLDEVVITALGIKKEEKALGYSVSNLKAAELNQAKETNLVNALNGKIAGVQITNGSTGVGSTSRVVIRGEASLTSTANGPLFVVDGIPIHNNTIFGTGQNTGGNEMQEVDYGNGASEIDPDNVANISVLKGANAAALYGSRGSNGVILITTKTARRNKGLTVTVNTGTTIEKALRLPKYQNKYGQGWAGKFKYADGLANDLGINDQEDVSWGPEANGQLVTQFDSPTTSGVRAGDIFVRGWVRDANGKIISPTTMPNDIIATPFVARPNNVENFYKTGFTTTFSTAIGFGADKSDFLFSFGSLDNQGIIPNTGLKRKSYRINGSVNLTDKLKISLKSNYIKSSSDNRPSSGYGSESAMYMFTWYGRTVNTSALKNYWQKGYEGLEQYNYNYAWHDNPYFMLNENTNAFNKHRLLGNIQLEYQLLKNLKFQAKTGMDYYADKRASKRAYSTQRFLKGAYKDERVDFTEVNTDFLFSYDKKINDAWNVDVNFGGNQMKQEINFLSSMANGLVIPGLYNLQNSISDVVTTQYKEEKEINSLYGTLGIGYKNKVFVDVTARNDWSSTLPAKNNSYFYPSASVSLLIDKIFEMPEAFSFFKIRGSFAQVGNDTSAYNLKTPYSYQTPYAGNKTLSRSSVLLNENLKPEMSTSYEFGTDLRMFNGAVGVDFTYYKSTSEDQIMSVPITNTVGYSAQIINAGKIENKGIEALLTIKPIRNENFAWTTSLNFSKNQGTVVELTENMDVLTMAYASVYGAETSKVFIQARKGEKLGNMYGRKFERHNGKIVYKDGKPVVNDKLQLLGNYNPDFSLGFKNSFKYKNFDLSVLMDWKQGGTIISRTKQIAAYAGNLDVSENRNNYQDIVPDGVKKVGGEYVALTDADAIGWWSYYKPLYNRKNQQETGIVDATYVKLREIKFGYNVPAYLIKKLGMESLKVSIVGRNLGLWTPSSNPHFDPETLAMQGANVVPGIEDVSYPSSKSYGINFLFKF
- a CDS encoding SusD/RagB family nutrient-binding outer membrane lipoprotein, translating into MKVTKIFKGFIVLAVATFISCDDFGDININPNEPTTAQATYLLTNAIYTVGNQTTSGGFTYASILMQEQGKSDFNVIDQYKIDANNSLWITDNRLLGDMNDVLNEQKTNASMKAVAKIMKAFIGAQLTDLYGPIPFFEAGDKNNLTPKYDKQKDIYTASNGVLQLLSQAVSTLSKDKSSITGDVMFAGNKNAWIKFANVLRLRYLLRISDKYPNAAAQINQIVASGDIFKSNADNAILPFTSAPNNWYLSTAREGDFKILNITTTILKMLTDREDPRISFYYKPNASNSYVGITPGSNDRSGNYTGLSDNLRASNVLDMVFASYFEQEFILSEAASKGFIDSSKAKLHYENAVKANFEYRNIEIPSDYLTATSKGAFKGTVENIITQKYLANIMSGYESWFDYRRTGLPVLTAALNNTNSDKIPVRFKYPSEETFTNKVNNIAALSWLGENNYNAKSWWDK